Proteins co-encoded in one Coriobacterium glomerans PW2 genomic window:
- the mreC gene encoding rod shape-determining protein MreC, translating to MARPQRYSTKPSSSRQATATRPLVICCIISVLLLTFYIREGEVGPVHAIRSVVTVVATPMRMVGSAVTGPFRAVGNVFSNLAAPQETLADLKQENEDLRAKVSELSESKSASSRLEALLNLKSAYNLQSTGAHVIGGSSDAWSQVVTIDKGTSDGLAINMPVVNAAGVIGQIVETSLNSSTVRLLADEKSGTSAMVQATRAQGMLHGQADGTLRLEYISVDSEVKAGDIVVTSGIGGVFPKGLPLGTVTSAEKAPNAVFYDIVVRPASSTQSNEEILVITSLAEGQAASDDDVALADTSPQGEGRGQDSSGGSSKGADPKSGDGGSGGKNKKE from the coding sequence TTGGCGCGCCCGCAGCGTTATTCGACAAAGCCGAGCAGCAGCAGGCAGGCGACGGCTACGCGTCCCCTCGTCATCTGCTGCATCATATCCGTGTTACTGCTCACCTTCTACATCCGCGAGGGCGAGGTCGGACCCGTTCATGCGATACGATCGGTTGTCACCGTCGTCGCCACGCCGATGCGAATGGTGGGCTCAGCCGTGACCGGACCGTTTCGCGCGGTGGGCAATGTTTTTTCGAACCTTGCGGCCCCCCAGGAGACGTTGGCCGATCTCAAACAGGAGAATGAGGACCTGAGAGCCAAGGTGTCCGAGCTCTCTGAGTCGAAATCGGCCTCATCACGGCTTGAGGCGCTGCTCAATCTCAAGTCCGCCTACAATCTCCAATCCACGGGCGCCCATGTGATCGGCGGCTCAAGCGACGCTTGGTCTCAGGTCGTGACGATCGACAAGGGCACATCCGACGGTCTCGCCATCAACATGCCGGTTGTGAATGCCGCCGGCGTCATCGGGCAGATCGTCGAGACGTCGTTGAATTCATCGACGGTGAGGCTGCTCGCAGACGAGAAATCGGGCACATCGGCGATGGTGCAGGCAACGCGTGCACAGGGCATGCTGCATGGGCAGGCCGACGGAACGCTTCGGCTTGAATACATCTCCGTCGACTCGGAGGTGAAGGCCGGCGATATCGTCGTCACCTCGGGTATCGGCGGCGTCTTTCCCAAGGGGCTGCCGCTCGGGACGGTGACCTCGGCTGAGAAAGCCCCGAACGCCGTCTTCTACGACATAGTCGTTCGACCGGCCTCGAGCACTCAGAGCAACGAGGAGATCCTCGTCATAACCTCGCTTGCTGAGGGGCAGGCGGCATCTGACGACGACGTCGCCCTCGCTGACACCTCCCCACAGGGCGAGGGGCGCGGCCAGGACAGCTCGGGCGGCTCCTCAAAGGGCGCGGACCCCAAGAGCGGCGATGGGGGTTCTGGCGGCAAGAACAAGAAAGAATAG